A genomic window from Glycine max cultivar Williams 82 chromosome 17, Glycine_max_v4.0, whole genome shotgun sequence includes:
- the LOC100812835 gene encoding uncharacterized protein, whose product MATAPAHAPVKSQPLHNFALPFLKWGASGKNNTTTTAAHHHRFRRPSDHASEPDSSDPDSRPHRLGSRTARNRFSLPLKPPPPPPPQLHEAEHDDADDAVQKPWNLRPRKPALLPKAALEIGTGPSRNHHHATNNGEFHDGGGGGGDNNNPAPKSLRLRGFSDTPCSVKKEKRKFWIALSREEIEEDIFVMTGSRPARRPRKRPKNVQKQMDSVFPGLWLVGITADAYRVADTPAKR is encoded by the exons ATGGCAACCGCACCGGCTCATGCTCCGGTGAAGTCGCAGCCTCTGCACAACTTCGCCCTCCCCTTCTTGAAATGGGGCGCCAGCGGCAAGaacaacaccaccaccaccgccgcTCACCACCACCGCTTCCGCCGCCCCTCCGATCACGCCTCTGAACCCGACTCCTCCGACCCCGACTCCCGCCCCCACCGCCTCGGATCCAGAACCGCGCGCAACCGgttctcactccctctcaaaccacctccaccaccaccaccacaactGCACGAAGCCGAACACGACGACGCAGACGACGCCGTGCAGAAGCCATGGAACCTGCGCCCTCGCAAGCCCGCGCTCCTCCCCAAGGCCGCACTCGAGATCGGCACCGGACCTTCCCGAAACCACCACCACGCCACCAACAACGGAGAATTCCAcgacggcggcggcggcggcggcgacaACAACAACCCCGCACCGAAGTCGCTGCGGCTCCGCGGGTTCTCGGACACGCCGTGCAGTGTgaagaaagagaagaggaaATTCTGGATCGCTCTCTCCCGTGAAGAGATCGAAGAAGACATCTTCGTCATGACGGGCTCCAGGCCCGCTCGACGGCCCAGGAAGCGGCCCAAGAATGTCCAGAAACAAATGGAT agTGTGTTCCCTGGCTTATGGTTAGTAGGGATAACTGCGGATGCTTACAGAGTCGCTGATACACCCGCcaag AGGTGA